The following are encoded in a window of Kaistia algarum genomic DNA:
- a CDS encoding DUF1993 domain-containing protein, translated as MADLYNLSVPVLIRYLGRLDGMLGCLSAYAADQGRDEATFLVLSLSDGMFDLRRQVLIAADFTVRSLRPIAPALEALPSAEATSVAELRLRIAERIAALSALRPEDINGKESSLVCERAGEARFESDAMTFVTQYALPNFFFHLVTAFAILRMAGVPLGKADFDGFHSYPPDFRFI; from the coding sequence GTGGCCGATCTCTACAACCTCTCCGTCCCGGTCTTGATCCGCTATCTCGGGCGGCTCGACGGCATGCTCGGCTGCCTCTCCGCCTATGCCGCTGATCAGGGTCGAGACGAGGCCACGTTCCTGGTGCTGTCGCTGAGCGACGGCATGTTCGACCTACGCCGTCAGGTCCTGATCGCGGCAGACTTCACCGTCCGGTCGTTGCGGCCGATCGCTCCGGCGCTGGAAGCGCTGCCTTCAGCCGAGGCCACGTCCGTGGCGGAGCTCCGCTTGCGGATCGCCGAGCGGATTGCGGCCCTCTCCGCGCTGCGGCCCGAAGATATCAACGGGAAGGAATCAAGCCTCGTTTGCGAACGGGCCGGCGAGGCCCGGTTCGAATCCGATGCGATGACATTCGTCACGCAATACGCGCTGCCGAACTTCTTCTTTCACCTGGTGACGGCCTTCGCGATCCTCCGCATGGCCGGGGTTCCGCTCGGCAAGGCGGATTTCGACGGTTTCCACAGCTACCCGCCCGATTTCCGCTTCATCTGA
- a CDS encoding site-specific DNA-methyltransferase yields MRALRTKTESVAVRPAFIDTILKGDCVAALEQLPSASIDVVFADPPYNLQLEGGLTRPDQSVVDAVDDEWDKFASFEAYDAFTRAWLLAVRRVLKPDGAIWVIGSYHNIFRVGTMLQDLGFWILNDVVWRKTNPMPNFRGKRFTNAHETMIWASRAPNSRYTFNYEAMKAFNDDVQMRSDWLLPICTGGERLKDDDGKKIHPTQKPEALLARVLLASSKPGDVVLDPFFGSGTTGAVAKRLGRHYVGVEREQTYIDAATARIAAVETAPAASLELLKGKRSEPRVPFGSLLEMGLVVPGSVLTDARGRHQARVRADGSLESGDRVGSIHRVGALVQGFDACNGWTFWHVHHNGRLTLIDDLRKIVRDEMAAAGA; encoded by the coding sequence ATGCGTGCGTTGCGGACGAAGACGGAAAGCGTGGCGGTGCGTCCCGCCTTCATCGATACGATTTTGAAGGGAGACTGCGTCGCGGCGTTGGAACAACTGCCCTCTGCCTCGATCGATGTCGTCTTCGCCGACCCGCCCTATAATCTCCAGCTCGAAGGCGGCCTGACCCGCCCTGACCAGTCAGTTGTCGATGCCGTCGACGACGAGTGGGACAAGTTCGCCAGCTTCGAGGCCTATGACGCCTTTACCCGCGCCTGGCTCCTGGCGGTGCGACGCGTGCTGAAGCCCGATGGCGCGATCTGGGTGATCGGCTCCTATCACAACATTTTCCGCGTCGGCACGATGCTGCAGGATCTCGGCTTCTGGATCCTGAACGATGTCGTCTGGCGCAAGACCAACCCGATGCCGAATTTCCGCGGCAAGCGCTTCACCAATGCGCATGAGACCATGATCTGGGCTTCGCGCGCGCCGAACTCGCGCTACACCTTCAATTACGAGGCTATGAAGGCCTTCAATGACGACGTTCAGATGCGCTCCGACTGGCTGCTGCCGATCTGCACCGGCGGCGAGCGGCTGAAGGACGACGATGGCAAGAAGATCCACCCGACCCAGAAGCCGGAGGCGCTTCTGGCGCGCGTCCTGCTCGCCTCGTCCAAGCCCGGAGACGTCGTGCTCGATCCGTTTTTCGGCTCGGGTACGACCGGCGCCGTGGCCAAGCGTCTCGGCCGTCATTATGTCGGCGTCGAGCGCGAGCAGACCTATATCGACGCCGCCACGGCCCGCATCGCAGCTGTCGAGACCGCCCCGGCCGCGTCGCTCGAATTGTTGAAAGGCAAAAGGTCGGAGCCGCGCGTTCCCTTCGGCTCGCTGCTCGAAATGGGCCTCGTCGTTCCGGGCTCGGTCCTGACCGATGCGCGCGGCCGTCACCAAGCCCGCGTGCGGGCCGATGGCTCGCTGGAATCCGGCGACCGGGTCGGCTCGATCCACCGTGTCGGCGCGCTGGTCCAGGGTTTCGATGCCTGCAATGGGTGGACCTTCTGGCACGTCCACCACAACGGCCGTCTGACGCTGATCGACGATCTGCGCAAGATCGTCCGCGACGAGATGGCGGCGGCGGGGGCTTGA
- a CDS encoding vWA domain-containing protein, which yields MILRSLAVFGAFLASLSLAVPAFADDVMLVVDSSASMAGKLGRDRKADLVADAIQTAVADFPTEARIGLLAFGGRSKSSCSDAEVRVRPQQDGNDLVAAAAAGLQPRGKAALAVAIDRAANALDYRHQRATLVVFVDKIEACEADPCVLAESLKQKAKDLTIEVIGLGLDDTEIPSASCIAEKTGGKFLNAMDGTDLGGGLTAALASAKAPPENLPFASIDAPSTILQSQAFSVGYDGPKAKDDRIEIAWPGLPPGSEIRSVLVGEDGARRSLKAPAEAGIYEIRYYHPELNAILASRTIDVTVTPVSVSAPASVAAGAPFQIAWTGPAAPFDEIRVLPAGGGDPIAAIRVSKTARPVSLEAPLQAGSYEAQYHVAAEDNVGASTHFTVDPPAASLKAPATAEAGSRIIVTWSGPGARFDDIVVAVPGAAPTEHVTMARVRSNYPEVRLTTPKQPGRYEIRYIAGDGKAIFAAEPLTVR from the coding sequence ATGATCCTTCGTTCCCTCGCCGTGTTCGGCGCCTTTCTCGCGAGCCTGTCGCTCGCCGTTCCAGCCTTCGCCGACGATGTCATGCTCGTCGTCGACTCGTCCGCCTCGATGGCGGGAAAGCTTGGCCGCGACCGCAAGGCCGACCTCGTCGCCGACGCGATCCAGACCGCCGTCGCCGATTTCCCGACGGAAGCCCGCATCGGGCTGCTGGCCTTTGGCGGGCGGAGCAAGTCCAGTTGTTCCGATGCCGAGGTGCGGGTGCGCCCGCAGCAGGATGGCAATGATCTCGTCGCCGCCGCTGCGGCCGGGCTGCAGCCCCGCGGCAAGGCAGCGCTCGCGGTGGCGATCGACCGCGCCGCGAATGCGCTCGACTATCGCCACCAGCGGGCGACGCTGGTCGTCTTCGTCGACAAGATCGAGGCCTGCGAGGCCGATCCCTGCGTTCTGGCCGAATCGCTGAAACAGAAGGCCAAGGACCTGACGATCGAGGTCATCGGCCTCGGCCTCGACGATACCGAAATCCCCTCTGCCTCCTGCATCGCCGAGAAAACCGGGGGCAAGTTCCTGAACGCCATGGACGGCACCGATCTCGGCGGCGGCCTCACGGCGGCGCTGGCGAGCGCCAAGGCGCCGCCGGAAAACCTCCCCTTCGCCTCGATCGATGCTCCCTCGACCATCCTGCAGTCGCAGGCGTTCAGCGTCGGCTATGACGGGCCGAAGGCGAAGGATGACCGGATCGAGATCGCCTGGCCGGGACTGCCGCCGGGCTCCGAGATCCGCAGCGTTCTCGTCGGCGAAGATGGCGCGCGTCGCAGCCTGAAGGCGCCTGCCGAGGCTGGCATTTATGAGATCCGCTATTATCATCCCGAGCTCAACGCGATCCTCGCGAGCCGGACCATCGACGTGACCGTGACGCCCGTCAGCGTCTCGGCACCGGCCAGCGTCGCCGCGGGAGCGCCGTTCCAGATCGCCTGGACCGGCCCGGCGGCGCCCTTCGATGAGATCCGCGTCCTGCCGGCGGGCGGCGGCGACCCCATTGCCGCGATCCGTGTCAGCAAGACGGCTAGGCCAGTGTCGCTGGAGGCACCGCTCCAAGCCGGCTCTTACGAGGCGCAATACCATGTCGCCGCCGAGGACAATGTCGGCGCCAGCACGCATTTCACGGTCGATCCGCCGGCCGCGAGCCTCAAGGCGCCCGCGACGGCCGAGGCGGGAAGCCGGATCATCGTTACCTGGAGCGGCCCTGGCGCTCGCTTCGACGATATCGTCGTCGCGGTTCCGGGCGCGGCCCCGACGGAGCATGTTACCATGGCTCGCGTACGGTCCAACTACCCGGAGGTTCGGCTCACGACGCCGAAGCAGCCGGGCCGCTACGAGATCCGATACATTGCCGGCGACGGCAAGGCGATCTTCGCCGCCGAGCCGCTCACCGTCCGCTGA
- a CDS encoding HAD family hydrolase — protein sequence MLVIFDCDGVLVDSEILASRVDSERLKDVGYDISVDEMSHRFAGLTWDRIAKLIEADLGHSLPENFHNETDAELDRRLSTELEIIPGVHEMLDRLDYQRCICSNSSPERLKISLTRTKLYDRFRPYVFSAVAVGNKRPKPAPDVFLHGAAEFGVDPREAVVIEDSTHGIHGAKAAGMRVIGFTGGSHSWPGHADALTAAGAETVISRMADLPATIDAIAAWPGLDV from the coding sequence ATGCTCGTGATCTTCGACTGCGACGGCGTATTGGTCGATTCCGAGATCCTTGCCTCCCGCGTCGACAGCGAGCGGCTCAAGGATGTCGGCTATGACATTTCCGTCGACGAGATGTCGCATCGCTTTGCCGGCCTCACCTGGGACCGCATCGCCAAGCTGATCGAGGCCGATCTCGGCCATTCGCTTCCCGAGAATTTCCACAACGAGACCGACGCCGAGCTCGATCGCCGTCTTTCCACCGAGCTTGAGATCATTCCGGGCGTGCATGAGATGCTCGACCGGCTGGATTATCAGCGCTGCATCTGCTCGAACTCCTCGCCGGAGCGGCTAAAGATCTCGCTGACCCGTACCAAGCTCTATGATCGATTCCGCCCTTATGTGTTCTCGGCTGTTGCGGTCGGCAACAAGCGGCCGAAGCCGGCGCCGGACGTCTTCCTGCACGGCGCTGCGGAATTCGGCGTCGATCCGCGCGAGGCCGTCGTGATCGAGGATTCGACCCACGGCATCCACGGCGCCAAGGCGGCCGGCATGCGCGTCATCGGCTTCACCGGCGGCTCGCATTCCTGGCCGGGCCATGCCGACGCGCTGACCGCCGCCGGTGCCGAGACCGTCATCAGCCGCATGGCTGACCTGCCGGCGACGATCGACGCGATCGCGGCATGGCCGGGCCTCGACGTCTGA
- a CDS encoding biotin transporter BioY: MTDRIVTPAAFVPLRLDGRPLTHKVALIFLGTLFLAASSYIEVPLAPVPVNMQTYAVLIVGALAGWRLGAITVIAWLAEAVVGFPVLSGGAGGAVHFVGPTAGYMFGFPLVAAFAGWLAEQGWTQRIVPAFFGMLLAQAICFVPGALWLATFTGLDKAIALGVTPFIVGALLKSALAVCTLVVAKRALAKRSNGAA; encoded by the coding sequence ATGACCGATCGCATCGTCACTCCCGCCGCCTTTGTGCCGCTCCGCCTCGACGGCCGGCCGCTGACGCACAAGGTGGCCCTCATCTTCCTGGGCACGCTCTTCCTCGCCGCGTCCTCCTACATCGAGGTGCCGCTGGCGCCGGTTCCAGTGAACATGCAGACCTACGCCGTGCTCATCGTCGGCGCGCTGGCCGGATGGCGTCTCGGCGCGATCACCGTCATCGCCTGGCTTGCCGAGGCTGTTGTCGGTTTCCCGGTTCTTTCGGGCGGCGCCGGTGGCGCGGTGCATTTCGTCGGCCCGACGGCGGGTTACATGTTCGGCTTCCCGCTGGTCGCCGCCTTCGCGGGCTGGCTCGCCGAGCAGGGCTGGACGCAGCGCATCGTCCCCGCCTTCTTCGGCATGCTGCTGGCGCAGGCGATCTGCTTCGTGCCCGGCGCGCTGTGGCTCGCAACCTTCACCGGCCTCGATAAGGCGATCGCGCTCGGCGTGACCCCGTTCATCGTCGGCGCGTTGCTGAAGTCGGCGCTCGCCGTCTGCACGCTCGTCGTCGCGAAGCGCGCGCTCGCCAAGCGGAGCAACGGCGCCGCGTGA
- a CDS encoding DUF1284 domain-containing protein produces the protein MTIRLRPHHLLCMLTYVGKGYTDAFCTNFDAITARLGAGEEILVVAGPDDVCAPVETLEGHHCFETSIVDRDAKAAASVTALLGIPADEGARLTLSAERLAALRTAFQARTIRTACADCEWSELCDGIADAGYPAIRLTASG, from the coding sequence GTGACAATAAGGCTGCGTCCGCATCATCTGCTCTGCATGCTCACCTATGTGGGCAAGGGCTATACGGACGCCTTCTGCACGAACTTCGACGCCATCACCGCCCGGCTCGGGGCCGGCGAGGAAATCCTCGTCGTCGCCGGGCCGGATGATGTCTGCGCGCCCGTCGAAACGCTCGAAGGCCATCATTGCTTTGAGACCAGCATCGTCGACCGCGACGCGAAGGCCGCGGCCTCCGTCACGGCCCTGCTCGGCATTCCGGCGGACGAAGGCGCGCGATTGACGCTGAGCGCAGAGCGGCTGGCGGCGCTGCGCACCGCCTTCCAGGCGCGAACCATCCGCACCGCCTGTGCGGATTGCGAATGGTCAGAGTTGTGCGACGGGATCGCGGACGCGGGCTATCCCGCGATCCGCCTTACCGCCAGCGGCTGA
- the gcvPB gene encoding aminomethyl-transferring glycine dehydrogenase subunit GcvPB, whose translation MTMNTHGRPTAPGEAAITNSDTFTGNRALQIEEALLFEIGRHDVTGVDFDEPEAFTPRLGKLARKAPIDLPGLSEPEAVRHYVRLSQKNYSIDSGLYPLGSCTMKHNPRLNEKMARLPGLGDIHPLQPLSTVPGAVELMSELGRWLLEMTGMTSVALSPKAGAHGELCGMMAIKAAIAAKGEPRDIVLVPESAHGTNPATAALIGFKVVTVPARADGTVDPEAVKALLSPQVAAIMLTNPNTCGLFERDVVEIAAAVHEAGAYFYCDGANFNAIVGKAKVGELGVDAMHINLHKTFSTPHGGGGPGAGPVVFSERLAAFAPLPFIRIEAEGPVLVESDTELKPGETPFGRMVAFHGQMGMFVRALSYMLSHGGDGLRQASEDAVLNANYVRVGLRDLMSQPSGDRTCMHEVLFDDHFLDGTGVTTLDFAKAMIDEGYHPMTMYFPLVVHGAMLIEPTESESKASLDLFVATLRDLVMKAKSGDTAMFHEAPRFAPRRRLDETKAARSPKLKWEKPQPWSEAAE comes from the coding sequence ATGACCATGAACACCCACGGCCGTCCGACCGCTCCCGGCGAGGCAGCCATCACCAATTCCGACACCTTCACCGGCAACCGCGCCCTCCAGATCGAGGAAGCGCTGCTGTTCGAGATCGGCCGGCATGACGTCACCGGCGTCGATTTCGACGAGCCGGAGGCCTTCACCCCGCGTCTCGGCAAGCTGGCCCGTAAGGCGCCGATCGATCTTCCCGGCCTCTCCGAGCCGGAGGCGGTGCGCCATTATGTGCGCCTCTCCCAGAAGAACTATTCGATCGACAGCGGTCTCTATCCGCTCGGTTCGTGCACGATGAAACACAATCCGCGCCTCAACGAGAAGATGGCGCGGCTGCCGGGACTCGGCGACATCCATCCGCTGCAGCCGCTTTCGACCGTTCCCGGGGCGGTCGAGCTGATGTCCGAACTCGGCCGCTGGCTGCTCGAAATGACCGGCATGACCTCCGTGGCGCTCTCGCCGAAGGCCGGCGCCCATGGCGAACTCTGCGGCATGATGGCGATCAAGGCCGCGATCGCCGCCAAGGGCGAGCCGCGCGACATCGTGCTGGTGCCGGAATCGGCGCATGGCACCAATCCGGCGACGGCGGCGCTGATCGGCTTCAAGGTCGTGACCGTTCCGGCTCGCGCCGATGGCACGGTCGACCCCGAGGCGGTGAAGGCGCTGCTCTCGCCGCAGGTCGCGGCGATCATGCTGACCAACCCGAACACCTGCGGCCTGTTCGAGCGCGACGTGGTCGAGATCGCCGCGGCGGTGCATGAGGCGGGTGCCTATTTCTATTGCGACGGCGCCAATTTCAACGCGATCGTCGGCAAGGCCAAGGTCGGTGAGCTCGGCGTCGATGCCATGCACATCAACCTGCACAAGACCTTCTCGACGCCGCATGGCGGCGGCGGTCCGGGCGCCGGCCCAGTGGTGTTCTCCGAGCGCCTCGCCGCCTTCGCGCCGTTGCCCTTCATCCGCATTGAGGCCGAGGGACCTGTGCTGGTCGAGAGCGACACGGAGTTGAAGCCCGGTGAGACGCCGTTCGGCCGCATGGTCGCTTTCCATGGCCAGATGGGTATGTTCGTGCGCGCGCTCTCCTACATGCTCTCGCATGGCGGCGACGGCCTGCGGCAGGCCTCCGAGGATGCTGTCCTCAACGCGAATTATGTTCGCGTCGGCCTGCGCGATCTGATGAGCCAGCCTTCCGGCGACCGCACCTGCATGCATGAGGTGCTGTTCGACGACCATTTCCTGGACGGGACGGGCGTCACCACGCTCGATTTCGCCAAGGCGATGATCGACGAGGGATATCATCCGATGACGATGTATTTCCCGCTCGTCGTGCACGGCGCCATGCTGATCGAGCCGACGGAATCGGAATCGAAGGCGTCGCTCGACCTCTTTGTCGCGACGCTGCGCGATCTGGTCATGAAGGCGAAGTCGGGCGACACGGCGATGTTCCATGAAGCGCCGCGCTTCGCGCCGCGCCGCCGTCTCGACGAGACCAAGGCGGCGCGCTCGCCGAAGCTTAAATGGGAAAAGCCACAGCCCTGGTCCGAAGCGGCGGAGTAA
- the gcvPA gene encoding aminomethyl-transferring glycine dehydrogenase subunit GcvPA: MRFLPHSEADRGAMLAKIGVASIDELFADIPARLRVKGLDLPSVAGEMSVERTLGRMAAKNVPASSVPFFVGAGAYKHHVPASVDHLIQRSEFLTSYTPYQPEITQGTLQVLFEFQTQVANLTGMEVANASMYDGSTATAEAVLMAHRVTKRKKAVLAGGLHPHYRAVVETTSAMAGDAVVALPPDPTATEDILAAIDGETSCVVVQSPSFYGHLIDLAPIAQKAHSVGALLVAVFTEAMSLGLVEPPGAQGADIVVGEGQSIGNPLTFGGPYVGLFATRQKFVRQMPGRLCGETVDAEGRRGFVLTLSTREQHIRRDKATSNICTNSGLCALAFTIHMTLLGEKGLGRVARINHANAVELAEMLVEVPGVALLNDSFFNEFTLRLPKDAAEVVEALAARGILAGVPVSRLEPGRPELANLLVVASTEVNTVEDRTTFAAALQEVLA, encoded by the coding sequence ATGCGCTTTCTCCCCCATTCCGAGGCCGATCGCGGCGCCATGCTGGCGAAGATCGGCGTTGCCTCGATCGACGAGCTTTTCGCCGATATCCCGGCGCGGCTGCGCGTCAAGGGGCTCGATCTCCCGAGCGTCGCCGGCGAAATGTCGGTCGAGCGGACGCTCGGCCGCATGGCCGCGAAGAATGTGCCGGCCTCGTCCGTGCCGTTCTTCGTCGGCGCCGGCGCCTACAAGCACCATGTCCCGGCAAGCGTCGATCATCTGATCCAACGCTCGGAATTTCTGACGTCCTATACGCCGTACCAGCCCGAGATCACGCAGGGGACCCTGCAGGTCCTGTTCGAGTTCCAGACGCAGGTCGCAAACCTGACCGGCATGGAGGTCGCCAACGCCTCCATGTATGACGGTTCGACGGCAACGGCCGAAGCCGTGCTGATGGCGCACCGCGTCACCAAGCGGAAGAAGGCGGTCCTGGCCGGTGGCCTGCATCCGCATTATCGCGCCGTCGTCGAAACCACTTCGGCCATGGCCGGCGACGCCGTCGTGGCGCTGCCGCCCGATCCCACCGCGACCGAAGATATCCTCGCGGCAATCGACGGCGAGACGTCCTGCGTCGTCGTGCAGTCGCCCTCCTTCTACGGCCATCTGATCGACCTCGCTCCGATCGCGCAGAAGGCGCATTCGGTCGGTGCGCTGCTCGTCGCCGTCTTCACCGAGGCGATGTCGCTCGGCCTCGTCGAGCCGCCGGGAGCGCAGGGCGCCGACATCGTCGTCGGCGAGGGCCAGTCGATCGGCAATCCGCTGACTTTCGGCGGGCCCTATGTCGGCCTGTTCGCGACCCGGCAGAAATTCGTCCGCCAGATGCCGGGCCGGCTCTGCGGCGAGACGGTGGATGCGGAAGGCCGGCGCGGCTTCGTGCTGACGCTGTCGACCCGCGAGCAGCATATCCGCCGCGACAAGGCGACCTCGAATATCTGCACCAATTCCGGCCTCTGCGCGCTGGCGTTCACCATCCACATGACGCTGCTCGGCGAAAAGGGGCTCGGCCGTGTCGCGCGGATCAACCACGCCAACGCCGTCGAACTCGCTGAGATGCTGGTCGAGGTTCCGGGCGTAGCCCTCCTAAACGATTCGTTCTTCAACGAATTCACCCTGCGGCTGCCGAAGGACGCCGCCGAGGTGGTCGAGGCGCTCGCGGCACGCGGCATCCTCGCCGGCGTGCCGGTCTCGCGGCTTGAGCCGGGCCGGCCCGAACTCGCCAACCTCCTCGTCGTCGCGTCGACCGAGGTAAACACCGTCGAGGATCGCACGACCTTCGCCGCCGCGCTTCAGGAGGTGCTCGCATGA
- the gcvH gene encoding glycine cleavage system protein GcvH has protein sequence MTTYFTKDHEWIRIDGDIATVGITDFAQSQLGDVVYVELPEIGKALVKGDEAAVVESVKAASEVFAPVSGVVEAVNASLTEEPGKINESPEAEGWFVKLKLTASDELAELMDEEAYKVFVETL, from the coding sequence ATGACGACCTATTTCACCAAGGACCATGAGTGGATCCGCATCGACGGCGATATCGCGACCGTCGGGATCACCGATTTCGCCCAGTCGCAGCTCGGCGATGTCGTCTATGTCGAGCTGCCGGAAATCGGCAAGGCACTCGTCAAGGGCGATGAGGCAGCCGTCGTCGAATCGGTCAAGGCGGCAAGCGAAGTGTTCGCGCCGGTTTCGGGCGTGGTCGAGGCGGTGAACGCCTCGCTCACCGAGGAGCCCGGCAAGATCAATGAGAGCCCGGAAGCCGAAGGCTGGTTCGTCAAGCTGAAGCTCACCGCTTCGGATGAACTCGCCGAGCTGATGGACGAAGAAGCCTACAAGGTCTTCGTCGAGACGCTTTAG
- the gcvT gene encoding glycine cleavage system aminomethyltransferase GcvT, translating into MTENSETDLLETPLASLHRELGARMVPFAGYSMPVQYPKGILTEHNWTRENAGLFDVSHMGQALLIGPDHETTARALEALTPGDFQALAPGRVRYTLLTTDHGGIIDDLMVTRPADPAEDGTLGVIVNAGRKTIDYAHFAARLPHGVRLDVAEDRALLALQGPKAAEVFARHCPAAAGMGFMTSIRTEVDGVEAIISRSGYTGEDGYEISVPGRAAEAVARALLAEPEVEPIGLGARDSLRLEAGLCLYGHDIDEVTSPAEADLGFAIAKRRRVEGGFPGADRILGELADGAPRLRVGIRPEGRAPAREGTEIRNAQGSVIGIVTSGGFGPTVGGPIAMGYVAADYAAPGTPVFLSVRGKDLAARVEALPFVPHRYYRKPSV; encoded by the coding sequence ATGACCGAAAATTCCGAGACTGACCTGCTGGAGACGCCGCTCGCGTCGCTCCATCGCGAACTGGGCGCCCGCATGGTACCATTCGCCGGCTATTCCATGCCGGTGCAATATCCCAAGGGCATCCTGACCGAGCACAACTGGACGCGCGAAAACGCCGGCCTGTTCGATGTCTCGCATATGGGGCAGGCCCTGCTCATCGGTCCGGACCATGAAACGACGGCCAGGGCACTGGAGGCGCTGACGCCGGGCGACTTTCAGGCGCTGGCTCCCGGCCGTGTCCGCTACACGCTGCTGACCACCGATCATGGCGGCATCATCGACGATCTGATGGTGACCCGCCCTGCCGATCCGGCCGAGGACGGCACGCTCGGCGTGATCGTCAATGCCGGCCGCAAGACCATCGACTACGCCCATTTCGCTGCCCGCCTGCCACATGGCGTCCGGCTCGATGTTGCCGAGGACCGCGCCTTGCTGGCGCTGCAGGGTCCGAAGGCCGCGGAAGTTTTCGCGCGCCATTGCCCGGCCGCCGCCGGCATGGGCTTCATGACGTCGATCCGCACCGAGGTGGACGGGGTCGAAGCGATCATCAGCCGCTCGGGCTATACCGGCGAGGACGGCTACGAGATTTCGGTGCCTGGCCGCGCGGCCGAGGCCGTCGCCCGGGCGCTGCTCGCCGAACCGGAGGTCGAGCCGATCGGCCTCGGCGCCCGCGATTCGCTGCGGCTCGAGGCCGGGCTCTGCCTTTATGGCCACGATATCGACGAGGTGACGTCGCCCGCTGAGGCTGATCTCGGTTTCGCCATCGCCAAGCGCCGCCGCGTTGAAGGCGGATTTCCGGGCGCCGACCGCATCCTCGGCGAACTCGCCGACGGTGCGCCGCGCCTCCGCGTCGGCATCCGGCCCGAGGGCAGGGCGCCGGCCCGCGAGGGCACCGAGATCCGCAACGCACAGGGATCCGTCATCGGCATCGTCACCTCGGGCGGCTTCGGCCCGACCGTCGGCGGCCCGATCGCCATGGGCTATGTCGCCGCCGACTATGCCGCGCCGGGCACGCCCGTCTTCCTCTCCGTCCGCGGCAAGGATCTTGCTGCGCGCGTCGAGGCCTTGCCCTTCGTTCCGCACCGCTATTACCGCAAGCCTTCCGTCTGA
- the thrC gene encoding threonine synthase, whose protein sequence is MIYVSTRGQAPALGFSDVLLAGLARDGGLYVPAEWPHFSAEALAALAGRPYDEIAFTLIRPFVGGDIADSALRAMCAEAYATFRHPAVAPIVQTGPNEFILELFHGPTLAFKDVAMQLLARMMDHVLAERGQRATIVGATSGDTGGAAIEAFRGRSATDVFILFPKGRVSPVQQRQMTTTVDPNVHAVAVEGTFDDCQAIVKTLFNDHRFRDRVSLSGVNSINWARIVAQVVYYVSAALSLGAPARSVSFTVPTGNFGDVFAGYVAKRIGLPIEQLVIATNTNDILARTLESGRYETSAVVPTSSPSMDIQVSSNFERLLFDAVGRDGETVRRLLGGLSQSGAFTVPPEALATIRREFTAGRASEDETAATLRQMLASAGYLADPHTAVALSVAGRQDRSSAPMVTLSTAHPAKFPDAVERATGMRPALPAWTGDLMHREERFATLPNDAASIAAFVEQRSRAVRERVES, encoded by the coding sequence GTGATATATGTGAGCACGCGAGGTCAAGCCCCCGCGCTCGGCTTCTCCGATGTTCTCCTCGCCGGACTCGCACGAGACGGCGGGCTGTATGTTCCGGCCGAATGGCCGCATTTTTCCGCCGAGGCCCTGGCCGCCCTGGCCGGGCGGCCCTATGACGAAATCGCCTTCACCTTGATCCGGCCCTTTGTCGGCGGGGATATCGCTGATTCCGCGCTCCGGGCAATGTGCGCCGAGGCCTATGCGACCTTCCGCCATCCGGCCGTAGCCCCGATCGTCCAGACCGGGCCGAACGAATTCATCCTTGAGCTGTTCCATGGACCGACGCTCGCCTTCAAGGATGTCGCCATGCAGCTGCTCGCGCGGATGATGGACCATGTCCTCGCCGAGCGCGGCCAGCGGGCGACCATCGTCGGCGCGACATCGGGCGATACGGGCGGGGCGGCGATCGAGGCCTTCCGCGGGCGCTCTGCCACCGATGTCTTTATCCTGTTCCCGAAGGGCCGCGTGTCGCCGGTGCAGCAGCGCCAGATGACGACGACCGTCGACCCGAACGTCCATGCCGTCGCCGTCGAAGGCACCTTCGACGACTGCCAGGCGATTGTGAAGACGCTGTTCAACGATCATCGCTTCCGCGACCGGGTCTCGCTCTCCGGCGTCAATTCGATCAACTGGGCTCGGATCGTGGCGCAGGTCGTCTATTACGTCTCGGCCGCGCTCTCACTGGGAGCGCCAGCGCGATCCGTCTCCTTCACCGTCCCGACCGGCAATTTCGGCGACGTCTTTGCTGGCTATGTCGCCAAGCGCATCGGCCTGCCGATCGAGCAATTGGTGATCGCGACCAACACCAACGACATCCTCGCCCGCACGCTGGAAAGCGGCCGTTACGAGACGAGCGCAGTGGTGCCGACATCTTCGCCGTCGATGGACATTCAGGTTTCATCCAATTTCGAGCGGCTGCTTTTCGACGCGGTCGGGCGCGACGGCGAGACGGTTCGCCGTCTGCTGGGCGGGCTCTCGCAGTCCGGCGCGTTCACGGTTCCGCCCGAGGCGCTCGCGACGATCCGCCGGGAATTCACAGCGGGACGGGCGAGCGAAGACGAGACGGCGGCGACCTTGCGCCAGATGCTCGCCTCGGCCGGCTACCTCGCCGACCCGCATACCGCCGTCGCGCTCTCGGTCGCCGGTCGGCAGGACCGCTCATCGGCACCGATGGTGACGCTTTCGACCGCGCATCCGGCCAAGTTCCCCGATGCCGTCGAGCGCGCGACCGGTATGCGCCCCGCCCTTCCAGCCTGGACGGGCGATCTCATGCACCGCGAGGAGCGGTTCGCCACATTGCCGAACGACGCGGCGAGCATCGCCGCGTTCGTCGAGCAGCGCTCGCGCGCTGTACGGGAGAGGGTTGAGTCATGA